The following proteins are co-located in the Salinirubrum litoreum genome:
- a CDS encoding DUF7559 family protein has translation MPATLEVRCTDADCELDMFELHYTYDMPDEVGVADFVCPYCRGSDLEEIEL, from the coding sequence ATGCCAGCCACGCTCGAAGTCAGGTGTACCGACGCCGACTGCGAACTGGATATGTTCGAACTCCACTACACGTACGACATGCCGGACGAGGTGGGCGTCGCGGACTTCGTCTGCCCGTACTGTCGCGGCAGCGATCTGGAGGAAATCGAGCTATGA
- a CDS encoding Hsp20/alpha crystallin family protein, with product MSGLKEFGESAAREVLEKIGRGVSKVQERKPLAYDLLESDDAYLVVFDAPGATRSDIQVRFVDSEVQVRIDRFRDFYEDFDMRFPGRGLSLDGSAELPEDAAVDAESAGATLKSNGTLHVTIPKTGAGKDVAVADDDEEIETTDEATEDEDHAEDVGDADGHADDAGHGADDHDDHDHDADEKQRD from the coding sequence ATGAGTGGGCTGAAAGAGTTCGGCGAGTCGGCCGCCCGCGAGGTCCTAGAGAAGATCGGCCGTGGCGTGAGCAAGGTGCAGGAGCGAAAACCGCTCGCGTACGACCTGCTGGAGAGCGACGACGCCTACCTCGTCGTCTTCGACGCGCCAGGTGCGACCCGGAGCGACATCCAGGTCCGGTTCGTCGACAGCGAGGTACAGGTCCGCATCGACCGCTTCCGCGACTTCTACGAGGACTTCGACATGCGGTTCCCCGGTCGCGGCCTGTCGCTCGACGGCTCCGCGGAACTCCCCGAGGACGCCGCCGTCGACGCCGAATCCGCCGGCGCGACGCTGAAGTCGAACGGGACGCTCCACGTCACCATCCCGAAGACCGGCGCGGGCAAGGACGTGGCTGTGGCCGACGACGACGAGGAGATAGAGACGACCGACGAGGCAACCGAAGACGAGGACCACGCCGAGGACGTCGGAGACGCCGACGGACACGCCGACGACGCGGGTCACGGCGCGGACGACCACGACGATCACGACCACGACGCGGACGAGAAACAGCGCGACTGA